A single genomic interval of Gemmatimonas aurantiaca harbors:
- a CDS encoding PBP1A family penicillin-binding protein gives MDMQPNGSPAETVTPDAAVDEVRRDACHDAPPDAAPASRASWRARLALGRRIGQVKNGIRFALRHPVQLLRTSRAARRVLAWSMAVAGIWMVVMSTWWWSCGWQGCPTPTQLRAWRPTEGGTLLARDSSVVSALSVVRRVNVPLARVPDHVRAAFIAVEDRRFHAHQGVDWRGVVRASVSNLRAGSVREGASTITMQLARNVFLGNRATERSWGRKLLEWRYAQLLEAALSKDEILERYLNAIYLGNGVYGVEAASRDLFGKGVGDLTLSEGALLAGLPKAPSSYSPRNDRTKALNRRAVVFDVLEREQVADAAALRAARRAPLKLARREFVLTRTVDSWAVEAVRTTLDSLRAAGIIPQALNDGQLKVWSTIDRKAQIAAERVIAAGAGQIDDERNGTGFSVRNAGDRTQGALVALDPATGAVRAIVGGRRLERKGFNRALRARRQPGSTFKPFVYAVALMHGYTPASMVDDEPVEIGSGRDTWRPANYGDEYAGRITLRDALARSANAATVRVSHEVGVPAIASLAHAQGITSDLPLVPALALGAAAVTPLELTTAYAAFANGGTRVVPHLVERVEDQFGRLLWERKAMTGTRVLQAPDAFLVTSLLQSVVDRGTGRAIRDLGIRGPVAGKTGTTNDGTDVWFVGYTPTLVAGVWFGADTPQPLGWNASGGRLAAPVWARFLRDGWHSPEQDSPWRPPPGIESQQIDIGTGKLASDWCGPSRREYFRTGTQPTASCEDETRLAMRDDEPPDWQDDWRQDGLRQDGLRPDGLRQEGRRIDADDISAAVENLLEATRSNDKIRHITGKVMKELQRAIERERRARRDQERN, from the coding sequence ATGGACATGCAACCTAACGGATCGCCCGCCGAGACGGTGACACCCGATGCTGCTGTTGACGAGGTGCGTCGTGATGCGTGTCATGATGCGCCTCCCGATGCCGCGCCGGCGTCGCGCGCATCATGGCGCGCCCGACTCGCGCTGGGCCGACGGATTGGACAGGTGAAAAACGGCATCCGGTTCGCACTGAGACATCCCGTGCAGCTGTTGCGCACCAGCCGCGCCGCGCGCCGTGTCCTGGCGTGGAGCATGGCGGTTGCCGGAATCTGGATGGTGGTGATGAGCACGTGGTGGTGGAGCTGCGGATGGCAGGGGTGTCCCACGCCCACACAGCTTCGCGCGTGGCGTCCCACCGAGGGAGGAACCCTGCTGGCCCGCGACAGCAGTGTGGTCAGTGCGCTGTCGGTGGTGCGTCGCGTGAACGTGCCACTCGCCCGCGTGCCCGATCATGTGCGGGCGGCGTTCATTGCCGTGGAAGACCGGCGCTTTCACGCGCATCAGGGTGTCGACTGGCGCGGTGTGGTGCGGGCCAGCGTCAGCAACCTGCGCGCCGGCAGCGTGCGCGAAGGCGCCAGCACCATCACCATGCAGCTCGCCCGCAATGTCTTCCTCGGCAATCGCGCCACCGAACGCAGCTGGGGACGCAAGCTGCTCGAATGGCGCTATGCGCAGTTGCTCGAAGCGGCGTTGTCCAAGGACGAGATTCTCGAGCGTTATCTCAACGCCATCTACCTCGGCAACGGGGTGTACGGCGTGGAAGCGGCCAGTCGTGATCTCTTCGGCAAGGGCGTGGGCGATCTGACGCTCTCCGAAGGCGCGCTGCTGGCCGGTCTGCCCAAGGCGCCCTCGAGTTATTCGCCGCGCAACGATCGCACCAAGGCACTGAACCGCCGGGCGGTCGTGTTCGACGTGCTCGAACGCGAGCAGGTGGCGGATGCCGCCGCGTTGCGTGCGGCCCGTCGTGCTCCGCTCAAGCTGGCGCGTCGGGAGTTCGTGCTCACCCGCACCGTCGACTCCTGGGCCGTCGAAGCCGTGCGCACCACACTCGATTCGCTGCGCGCCGCGGGCATCATTCCCCAGGCACTCAACGATGGGCAGCTCAAGGTCTGGAGCACGATCGACCGGAAAGCGCAGATCGCCGCCGAACGGGTGATCGCGGCCGGTGCCGGACAGATCGACGACGAGCGCAACGGCACCGGGTTTTCCGTGCGCAATGCGGGCGACCGCACGCAGGGGGCGCTGGTGGCACTCGATCCCGCGACGGGCGCGGTGCGTGCCATCGTCGGTGGACGGCGTCTCGAGCGCAAAGGCTTCAACCGGGCGCTGCGTGCGCGGCGTCAACCGGGTTCCACGTTCAAGCCGTTCGTGTACGCCGTGGCGCTGATGCACGGATACACACCGGCCAGCATGGTGGACGATGAACCCGTGGAGATCGGATCCGGACGCGATACCTGGCGTCCCGCCAACTATGGCGACGAGTATGCCGGACGCATCACGCTGCGTGATGCACTGGCCCGTTCGGCCAATGCGGCCACCGTGCGCGTGAGTCACGAAGTGGGCGTGCCGGCCATCGCGTCGCTGGCGCATGCGCAGGGCATCACCAGCGATCTGCCGCTGGTGCCGGCGCTGGCACTTGGCGCGGCGGCGGTCACGCCGCTCGAACTCACCACGGCCTATGCGGCGTTCGCCAACGGCGGCACACGCGTGGTGCCGCATCTCGTCGAACGGGTCGAAGATCAGTTCGGTCGTCTGCTGTGGGAGCGCAAGGCGATGACGGGAACCCGTGTCCTGCAGGCGCCGGATGCGTTCCTGGTGACCTCGCTGCTGCAGAGTGTCGTGGATCGGGGCACGGGACGCGCCATTCGCGATCTCGGTATCCGCGGGCCGGTGGCGGGAAAGACCGGGACCACCAACGACGGCACCGATGTCTGGTTCGTGGGCTACACCCCGACGCTGGTGGCCGGTGTGTGGTTCGGCGCGGATACGCCGCAACCGTTGGGGTGGAACGCGTCCGGTGGACGTCTGGCGGCCCCGGTGTGGGCGCGTTTCCTGCGCGACGGATGGCACAGCCCCGAACAGGACAGTCCCTGGCGTCCGCCACCGGGCATCGAATCGCAGCAGATCGATATCGGCACCGGCAAACTCGCCAGCGATTGGTGTGGACCGTCGCGTCGCGAATACTTCCGCACGGGCACGCAGCCCACCGCCTCGTGCGAGGACGAGACGCGTCTGGCCATGCGTGACGACGAGCCGCCCGACTGGCAGGACGATTGGCGCCAGGACGGTCTCCGTCAGGACGGTCTCCGTCCGGACGGTCTCCGTCAGGAGGGCCGACGCATCGATGCCGATGACATCAGCGCCGCCGTGGAGAATCTGCTCGAAGCGACACGTTCAAACGACAAGATCCGGCACATCACCGGCAAGGTGATGAAAGAGCTGCAGCGGGCCATCGAACGCGAGCGTCGTGCCCGGCGCGATCAGGAGCGGAACTGA